The DNA sequence gtattgcTCTAATAATCCCCTATTACGATccctaattttatattaaaacttCTAGTACAACCAATGTAGTTGCAAGTAAGCCTAATcaatcattatttttttattagcaTTTGGAAATCATTCCACTGCTTATGGTAGTTGGCGTGAACCTATAAACCCCCcaatgtgacattttatttttgatgaCTTACCACAGCTCTATGCtcttttctaaaaatataaacttGCATTCGTAGGTTATTATAGCTACTTGTATGCCAAGTGTTTAAGTGCAAGCATATGGCAGAATGTGTGTAAGGAGGATCCGTTGTCACTAAGCACGGGAGTGGCCCTAAGAGAAAAGCTTTTACAGCATGGAGGAGCAAGAGAACCAGCTGATATATTGAATGGGCTAGTAGGAAATGGTGTTATAAGATATTGCAATGGCGGCATAGTTCCTGATATTTCTAGTCTTTGTGAAGAAATGAATCTTAATAGAAGAAGGTAAGAATCATGTGTCCTAATTGGAATCAAGATGTCAGAAGACCCATTAGATAATTTATTCGAGCAATTTAATATTGTCATCTGCAGTAGGGATTATTTTGAGAAAGAGTAGTGGCACTGGCAATGAGGTTTTATGAGTTGAAGAGGTTTGAAAGATTTGCCAAAGAACTGGGCATTGCCATTGGGGTAGTTTgttgaaggaaagaaaaaggatttaaattaaatctgcACTCCTAAGCTGGATTAGAGATGTATGCCaatacaataaattatttttttgatagatttaatcACACCAaaattttaatacattattgttTCAaagctttattttatttaactctACCAAAATTTTGTaacaattttcatatattttatttattgttatcttTGTAAAACGAAATTTTCTTGGAAACTATTTTTAAAGTACTTAGTAAACTGTAAAGTTGTATTTTGGCATGGTCTTAAATTTATATAGTTACGCAAAAACAGAAAAAGAAGAGTATAgtagtaatatttaaattttgttttctCATAATTAACCAGTTTTGACTGAGTACGAACTATACCCATTCAAATTGCAAAAGTATTACATCCATTACTAACCAACATTCCCAAATTGATAGTAACACCGTCATTCAAATTCATCATATTGTCATTGACCCCATTTAGATTTCAGTCATTTAagctattttcttttctttctctctgttttttaagtttttttttttttggtttgtttttTTAAGTTTCTTTCTCTAGTAATTGCTTTTTATACGTTATATCATTATACTATGATTAACATAATTTGTCTTATGTGAgaatggcttttttttttttttccctttctaATACTATAAAAccatttcttaaaaaataaacaatataatattaacatatttttttatgttactAGTTTCTAAATGCAGGTGTTCTTTTATCAAACAATATTTCTGATAACACCTGAGCTTTGAGATAAGAAAATTCATATCGAGCCATCGAGGTGCTAGTAAATATCTTCACAAATTAATCTCTTCAATAATACCTACTTATTGTTCCTTTGTACAGACTATAAAGCTACACTAGCAGCTTTAATTTTACTTTCTCGACTCGCTATCCATTCACATATGATGGAATTCACCTCCTCAGGCAGCTCGTCCTGGGGACAATGGCCTATAATTACGAGGCTCATCAGATATAATTTACAATATCATCGAATTATAAGGAGAAAACAAAATGAACTTGCAAACATTTTTCTCACCTGCATTTAATTCCTTGATTACTACCCTGTCGCAGTGCTCTCTAAGCATAGCCAATTTCGATTTTGAGTCAGTTATTGGATCTTTCATTCCCTGGTaataagaagaaataaatcaagGTAAAATTATGATGGTTACTTGACTGGATATATCCAAATCCTGTTTAGATGTCTTACCTGGATAACTAAAACCCTTTCCTCAAAATCTTTCAAGAGATAATTAAGAGGAAGTGAGAGATTAAAGCTGAAAATACTTTCCAAGACCACAAGTACTCCAGGATCATATGACTATTGTTTAGGTTAAGGCGATACTAGAGATAATCCTTTAACGGGACACGAGCTATTCAAGCAGAGAGAGCTATTTCAATCTAAATATACAGAAGTGAAGGTAAAGGATACTGCTCTCAACATTTCGTCAATTAGCACATCATCGACTCTATCTGTTTTCTGAAAAAGTAGAAACAGATTATTAATACAAAAGAGTAGTAAATGAGAAACCAATTTCAATCAATACTACTTACAATTGGGTAGCAATTCTTCACTATGCCTTTTAATCTTGACCTTAAGTAGAAGACAAGGAGTCGAGCACCCAGCCAAGCAGGGCCTGAAGTTTGTCTATCCTGAAACAGCTTTCAGTTGTCAGCAGCTGCACCAGATACCATATTTAAAGATAAGCATTGCTTTTAGACTCACTTTACTAAATGGCACAAAGGAATATCCTGGAATGACATTTCCAGCACTGTTGATGAGGATAACCGATTTGGCCAGAGTGGGCCACAACCACGCAAGGATAGCAGCAAAATAACCTGTGGGCAAGAAAATGGTAACATTTATGCAAACAAGTTGCTATGGGTGTGTACATGTATACCCCTTAGTCAAGGAAGAACAGAGGAGAAGTAATAAAGGATGGTGTAGTCAAGTAACaaatatactttaaaataaaagcATACCACCAATTGAGTTCCCGGCGAGATGAGCTGGTTCACCCACAACCTCAACAACAAAATCTCTTAGCAACTCTGCCCACATGAGCTCAGTGTATACAACATTAGGTTTTTCTGACTTTCCAAAACCTAATAATGTGATTGCCCAAACTCGATACCCCCTTTTAGCTAAGTCATATATGTTATCACGGTAGTGCTCTAAAAAGGCACCAAAACCATGAACAAGGAGAACAGCAGGACCCTCATGACCCGCAACAGTATactgagaaaaaaaaagtactcTCAATTTTGAGTTACTACCTAATTTCAGTAATTAGATTATGGTAATGTGTGTACATTTAACTCTGAAAGAAGGCTGTAAAAGATATATTATACTAAAAGCATTTGCAAACAGCTTACCTGGATCAAATGGCCCTTCCATCTCCAAATTCGAATGCGATAATTTCTATCATCACTTATTTGACTTCTAATAGACATGAGCCAATACCACTGCCACCAAAAACagttcatataatttaatacatgctCAGACATCCAAAAATCACCATGAAGACAGTTCACCAACAAACTACCATAATCAAACATGACTGATTTTTCTCCATTACTGCCAAATTTAGATGTAAGAATCATCACCTCCATTGAGCAAACAGCATTAATTGCTGCAGTAGCAGAGACTGTTGAATATCCGAAGGGGGAAAGGAATCCAGCATTTCGTTCTTTCTCATACTTGATAGCTTCATAATGCACTCTCCTTCTAGATACAATACCAAGggaaagggcaggtccaaagaGTTCAATGAAAGAAGCTCCTTCTCGAGATTCAGTATAGCGCACCCTTTCATGAACCCTGCAAGAATTGGAATTATCACTAATCAGTCTCAAATCCAAATTTGGAAAGATGtatcatttttatgtcatttccagATAAATCATGTTTATTTTGCTGTTTATGAAATTGGGGACATGATAATTCATACAAGCAATTAGTAAAACATATGCCAAATCTTGCTTCTCATCCTTAGTGCATGCAGCAGGTTCACTACCATGATACTAGAAAGaatcattaatttatttttaaatgagaATATTCTAATTAAAGTTGCTAAAAATGGCTTCAGCACGATAAGAACATTTGCAAATATTGTTACACATCCCCTTGACTTGATCCTAAACCTCGAGAGTACAATGAGAAAAGCAATCATTACTTACTCCTGCCAATCATCTCGAGCTGTTCCCTCCAAATATCTCAAGTAAGCAGCCAATGCATTTACTACAGTGTTTGTCCCACCCCCTACGGCACTTCCTCCTTGTGTGACAAAAACAGAATTAACTACTCTTTTCTGCTGGAATCTCTGGGCACTAATTCTGTTGCTTTCACCAGTGTTCATCGATTCCTTCATCATTATACTCTCAGCTGACTTATCCTTGATTGAAGTCCAACTCTTTCTTAATTTACATGAATTTTCATCTATAAACTCCATCAACTCATTTAAGGTGGGAACAGAACCTAATCCATGGCAAGTTCATCACTCTCTACAATGCAAACTTTTATGTGCAGTCTAAATATAAAGAATAATTCCACTTGAAGTATATGCATGAATAGATTGGTCAACTGAACTTACCCCAATCTAATTCCATGTTTGTGGGAGATAGTTCTGGTTGTGGAAGTGGTGAAGATACAGGGAATTTacgtttgatgaaatcatcataTGAAGCTGGAAGATCCATTAAGCTCTACACACCATAACAAGGGAAAACCAGTCACTCACTCGAAagagaggtagagagagagCAAAGCAATAGACCATAATCATCATCACCTACCTCTATATCATAAAAGGGAGTTCGCCAAAGAACAAACTTAGGGCTCTCCTCTGGAGGAGGCAATGCCTGCAAGGTCTCCTTGGCAATGGTCATCAGCTTCCTGAGGTCGTGTTCAACCTCCTCCTCGGCATATACATGAGTGGCATTTACCTGCTTCAATACTCAGCCAAAAAAACTTAAAACTAAATTCTACTGAAAAGTTTgaattgatgcaaattctatttaGCAATGAAATAGTAACCTCTTTCACAAGTTTCCGCAACACATTTTCAGCAGTTCCCAACCTAATCACTAGATTAGAACCTTTGCTTCTCAAAGAATTTCTCAAATCCTCCAGAGCCAAAAGAACCATTTCCAACATTTCATCAGAAAATCctaccaaaaaattaaaaacaattgTGCTCAA is a window from the Cannabis sativa cultivar Pink pepper isolate KNU-18-1 chromosome 1, ASM2916894v1, whole genome shotgun sequence genome containing:
- the LOC133030256 gene encoding uncharacterized protein LOC133030256; the encoded protein is MANLFTLTSPHFPSLSFSPNTLRFSQSPFLLRAQSRSQIHGEKRGVAVLWFKHDLRIDDHPALVAASDHRDLVPLYVFDHRILSRFSDEMLEMVLLALEDLRNSLRSKGSNLVIRLGTAENVLRKLVKEVNATHVYAEEEVEHDLRKLMTIAKETLQALPPPEESPKFVLWRTPFYDIESLMDLPASYDDFIKRKFPVSSPLPQPELSPTNMELDWGSVPTLNELMEFIDENSCKLRKSWTSIKDKSAESIMMKESMNTGESNRISAQRFQQKRVVNSVFVTQGGSAVGGGTNTVVNALAAYLRYLEGTARDDWQEVHERVRYTESREGASFIELFGPALSLGIVSRRRVHYEAIKYEKERNAGFLSPFGYSTVSATAAINAVCSMEWYWLMSIRSQISDDRNYRIRIWRWKGHLIQYTVAGHEGPAVLLVHGFGAFLEHYRDNIYDLAKRGYRVWAITLLGFGKSEKPNVVYTELMWAELLRDFVVEVVGEPAHLAGNSIGGYFAAILAWLWPTLAKSVILINSAGNVIPGYSFVPFSKDRQTSGPAWLGARLLVFYLRSRLKGIVKNCYPIKTDRVDDVLIDEMLRASYDPGVLVVLESIFSFNLSLPLNYLLKDFEERVLVIQGMKDPITDSKSKLAMLREHCDRVVIKELNAGHCPQDELPEEVNSIICEWIASRESKIKAASVAL